A stretch of Penaeus vannamei isolate JL-2024 chromosome 18, ASM4276789v1, whole genome shotgun sequence DNA encodes these proteins:
- the LOC113828817 gene encoding cylicin-2 isoform X2: protein MGLPPLQTLLIWLCLGRGVALALPGAEFYSLDEAKSGTQQGNAAPVKGGGAKGDQGAELQKVVEKKEAVECPKDVGSGVAIDEGESTGESDFESDEDCDTSIVKGDGGETDEEDESTEESKKGSGKENGTESGGGKGGKGESGVKDETKANKTKTTNETLNGVKNESKSDVKNGTLSRPKVKPGSGKNTTGDSDSSDIESTEESDFEQTTEDEEKERAKSEKKAKQAEEKQNKGKTTEDGTTGNRSMKVADQAKKTETTKGGENDEKVKEVADETNENGTTKDGENDDKVNEVADETNESGTTKDGENDEKMNEVADETNESGTTKDGENDEKVNKVADETNESGTTKDGENDEKVNKVADETNESGTTKDGENDEKVNKVADETNESGTTKDGENDEKVNKVADETNESGTTKDGENDEKVKEVADEMTNDKKHHKKLADKKKEKNTKAEKKDKKLADGTKKEKKVKDKPKDNETTMANKKEKKVTDKPKDNETTMANKKEKKVTDKPNKDETTMANKNGVADKRRSKKEPKLVIAPMEATQPKVEIETNSKLTKLDH, encoded by the exons ATGGGACTGCCGCCGCTTCAGACCCTGCTGATCTGGCTGTGCCTCGGGCGCGGCGTGGCCCTCGCTCTGCCGGGTGCTGAATTCTACAGCCTCGACGAAGCCAAGAGTGGAACCCAGCAAGGGAACGCCGCCCCAGTGAAAGGAGGAGGCGCTAAAGGAGACCAAGGAGCAGAACTTCAGAAGGTCGTAGAAAAGAAGGAGGCGGTAGAGTGTCCGAAAGATGTAGGAAGCGGCGTGGCAATTGATGAAGGTGAGAGCACCGGGGAGTCCGACTTCGAGAGCGACGAGGATTGCGATACGAGCATTgtaaagggagacggaggagaaacgGACGAGGAAGATGAGAGTACAGAAGAATCTAAAAAGGGGAGTGGTAAAGAAAACGGAACTGAAAGTGGCGGAGGTAAAGGGGGGAAAGGCGAGAGTGGCGTGAAAGACGAAACAAAGGCAAACAAGACCAAAACCACTAACGAAACTTTGAATGGCGTGAAAAACGAAAGCAAGAGTGACGTGAAAAACGGAACTCTGAGTCGGCCGAAAGTCAAACCTGGAAGTGGCAAAAACACGACAGGGGATTCTGACTCAAGTGACATTGAAAGCACTGAAGAATCCGACTTTGAACAAACaactgaagatgaagaaaaggagagagctaAAAGTGAAAAGAAGGCAAAACAAGCGGAGGAGAAACAGAATAAAGGCAAAACAACTGAAGATGGAACGACTGGCAATAGGTCGATGAAAGTGGCAGACCAAGCAAAGAAAACCGAAACGACTAAAGGTGGGGAAAATgacgagaaggtgaaggaagtggCAGACGAAACGAATGAAAATGGAACGActaaagatggagaaaatgacgACAAGGTGAACGAAGTGGCAGACGAAACGAACGAAAGTGGAACGActaaagatggagaaaatgacgAGAAGATGAACGAAGTGGCAGACGAAACGAACGAAAGTGGAACGActaaagatggagaaaatgacgAGAAGGTGAACAAAGTGGCAGACGAAACGAACGAAAGTGGAACGActaaagatggagaaaatgacgAGAAGGTGAACAAAGTGGCAGACGAAACGAACGAAAGTGGAACGActaaagatggagaaaatgacgAGAAGGTGAACAAAGTGGCAGACGAAACGAACGAAAGTGGAACGActaaagatggagaaaatgacgAGAAGGTGAACAAAGTGGCAGACGAAACGAACGAAAGTGGAACGActaaagatggagaaaatgacgAGAAG GTGAAGGAAGTGGCAGACGAAATGACTAACGATAAAAAACATCACAAGAAAttggcagacaaaaagaaagaaaaaaacactaaggctgaaaaaaaggacaaaaaactgGCAGacggaacaaaaaaagaaaagaaagtgaaagacaaaCCGAAGGATAACGAGACGACTATGgctaataagaaggaaaagaaagtgacagacaAACCGAAGGATAACGAAACGACTATGgctaataagaaggaaaagaaagtgacagacaAACCGAATAAAGACGAAACGACTATGGCTAATAAGAATGGAGTGGCAGACAaaaggagaagtaagaaggaaCCGAAGTTGGTCATAGCGCCGATGGAGGCGACACAACCGAAGGTAGAAATTGAGACCAACTCGAAGTTGACAAAGCTAGACCATTGA
- the LOC113828817 gene encoding cylicin-2 isoform X1 codes for MGLPPLQTLLIWLCLGRGVALALPGAEFYSLDEAKSGTQQGNAAPVKGGGAKGDQGAELQKVVEKKEAVECPKDVGSGVAIDEGESTGESDFESDEDCDTSIVKGDGGETDEEDESTEESKKGSGKENGTESGGGKGGKGESGVKDETKANKTKTTNETLNGVKNESKSDVKNGTLSRPKVKPGSGKNTTGDSDSSDIESTEESDFEQTTEDEEKERAKSEKKAKQAEEKQNKGKTTEDGTTGNRSMKVADQAKKTETTKGGENDEKVKEVADETNENGTTKDGENDDKVNEVADETNESGTTKDGENDEKMNEVADETNESGTTKDGENDEKVNKVADETNESGTTKDGENDEKVNKVADETNESGTTKDGENDEKVNKVADETNESGTTKDGENDEKVNKVADETNESGTTKDGENDEKVNMADETNESGTTKDGENDEVKKMADETNESGTTEDEENDEKMKEMADKTTKDGENDEVKEVADEMTNDKKHHKKLADKKKEKNTKAEKKDKKLADGTKKEKKVKDKPKDNETTMANKKEKKVTDKPKDNETTMANKKEKKVTDKPNKDETTMANKNGVADKRRSKKEPKLVIAPMEATQPKVEIETNSKLTKLDH; via the coding sequence ATGGGACTGCCGCCGCTTCAGACCCTGCTGATCTGGCTGTGCCTCGGGCGCGGCGTGGCCCTCGCTCTGCCGGGTGCTGAATTCTACAGCCTCGACGAAGCCAAGAGTGGAACCCAGCAAGGGAACGCCGCCCCAGTGAAAGGAGGAGGCGCTAAAGGAGACCAAGGAGCAGAACTTCAGAAGGTCGTAGAAAAGAAGGAGGCGGTAGAGTGTCCGAAAGATGTAGGAAGCGGCGTGGCAATTGATGAAGGTGAGAGCACCGGGGAGTCCGACTTCGAGAGCGACGAGGATTGCGATACGAGCATTgtaaagggagacggaggagaaacgGACGAGGAAGATGAGAGTACAGAAGAATCTAAAAAGGGGAGTGGTAAAGAAAACGGAACTGAAAGTGGCGGAGGTAAAGGGGGGAAAGGCGAGAGTGGCGTGAAAGACGAAACAAAGGCAAACAAGACCAAAACCACTAACGAAACTTTGAATGGCGTGAAAAACGAAAGCAAGAGTGACGTGAAAAACGGAACTCTGAGTCGGCCGAAAGTCAAACCTGGAAGTGGCAAAAACACGACAGGGGATTCTGACTCAAGTGACATTGAAAGCACTGAAGAATCCGACTTTGAACAAACaactgaagatgaagaaaaggagagagctaAAAGTGAAAAGAAGGCAAAACAAGCGGAGGAGAAACAGAATAAAGGCAAAACAACTGAAGATGGAACGACTGGCAATAGGTCGATGAAAGTGGCAGACCAAGCAAAGAAAACCGAAACGACTAAAGGTGGGGAAAATgacgagaaggtgaaggaagtggCAGACGAAACGAATGAAAATGGAACGActaaagatggagaaaatgacgACAAGGTGAACGAAGTGGCAGACGAAACGAACGAAAGTGGAACGActaaagatggagaaaatgacgAGAAGATGAACGAAGTGGCAGACGAAACGAACGAAAGTGGAACGActaaagatggagaaaatgacgAGAAGGTGAACAAAGTGGCAGACGAAACGAACGAAAGTGGAACGActaaagatggagaaaatgacgAGAAGGTGAACAAAGTGGCAGACGAAACGAACGAAAGTGGAACGActaaagatggagaaaatgacgAGAAGGTGAACAAAGTGGCAGACGAAACGAACGAAAGTGGAACGActaaagatggagaaaatgacgAGAAGGTGAACAAAGTGGCAGACGAAACGAACGAAAGTGGAACGActaaagatggagaaaatgacgAGAAGGTGAATATGGCAGACGAAACGAACGAAAGTGGAACGActaaagatggagaaaatgacgAGGTGAAGAAAATGGCAGACGAAACGAATGAAAGTGGAACGACTGAGGATGAAGAAAATgacgagaagatgaaggaaatggCAGACAAAACGActaaagatggagaaaatgacgAGGTGAAGGAAGTGGCAGACGAAATGACTAACGATAAAAAACATCACAAGAAAttggcagacaaaaagaaagaaaaaaacactaaggctgaaaaaaaggacaaaaaactgGCAGacggaacaaaaaaagaaaagaaagtgaaagacaaaCCGAAGGATAACGAGACGACTATGgctaataagaaggaaaagaaagtgacagacaAACCGAAGGATAACGAAACGACTATGgctaataagaaggaaaagaaagtgacagacaAACCGAATAAAGACGAAACGACTATGGCTAATAAGAATGGAGTGGCAGACAaaaggagaagtaagaaggaaCCGAAGTTGGTCATAGCGCCGATGGAGGCGACACAACCGAAGGTAGAAATTGAGACCAACTCGAAGTTGACAAAGCTAGACCATTGA